Proteins encoded by one window of Emticicia oligotrophica DSM 17448:
- a CDS encoding deoxynucleoside kinase produces MHIAITGNIGAGKTTLATKLANHYGWEVLYEAVDGNPYLPPFYEDMEKWAFHLQIYFLNSRFEQVLKIKQLTERKTIIQDRSIYEDAYIFARNLYETGKFNETDYQTYKSMFNTITQAISHPDLMIYLRADLTKLQRQINKRGRDFEKNIDPNYLLSLNKLYEDFVELYTHGKLLVIDVNDLDYAESEDDFRYITEIIDNNISMGTQLSIQNI; encoded by the coding sequence ATGCACATTGCGATTACGGGTAATATAGGTGCCGGCAAAACTACCTTAGCTACAAAACTGGCAAATCATTATGGTTGGGAAGTATTATATGAAGCAGTTGATGGAAATCCATACCTCCCTCCTTTTTATGAAGATATGGAAAAATGGGCGTTTCACTTACAGATATATTTCTTAAACAGTAGGTTCGAGCAAGTATTAAAAATAAAACAATTGACCGAAAGAAAAACAATCATTCAGGATAGGTCAATTTATGAAGATGCGTATATTTTTGCAAGAAATCTCTATGAAACGGGGAAGTTCAATGAAACTGATTATCAAACATACAAAAGCATGTTTAATACGATTACCCAAGCAATTTCTCATCCTGATTTAATGATTTATCTACGAGCCGATTTAACAAAATTGCAAAGACAAATCAATAAACGGGGCAGAGATTTTGAAAAAAACATTGACCCTAATTATCTTTTGAGTTTAAACAAACTTTATGAAGATTTTGTAGAATTATATACGCACGGAAAACTATTAGTTATTGATGTAAATGACTTAGATTATGCCGAAAGTGAAGATGATTTTAGATATATCACCGAAATTATTGATAACAATATCAGTATGGGAACTCAACTTAGCATTCAAAATATATAG